Proteins from a genomic interval of Heterodontus francisci isolate sHetFra1 chromosome 31, sHetFra1.hap1, whole genome shotgun sequence:
- the LOC137347001 gene encoding CCN family member 2-like has product MSGEIEATVARCLPLLLVLSWAGVGAEDCVFPCRCPPEPALCPAGVSLLTDGCGCCKVCARQLGDVCNSKLPCDQHKGLYCNLSTHASKQTGICLAREGATCDLGGVIYRSGETFQPSCKYQCTCMDGAIGCVPFCTDDVRLPSPDCPAPRRVKIPGKCCEQWVCDKPRDHSVFNAAMAVYRQEAIFGPDSSQVRDNCIVQTTDWSACSKSCGMGLSTRVTNDNRKCRLEKQSRLCMVRPCDAHFEKSIKKGKKCVRTPRPSKSMKFEFSGCTSLRSYRPKFCGVCTDGRCCTPHSTTTLHVEFKCPEGDLLKKLMMFIKTCSCHYDCPSDNDIFLSTYYRRMIGDYAA; this is encoded by the exons ATGTCTGGTGAGATTGAAGCGACGGTGGCCCGGTGTTTGCCGCTGCTTCTCGTCCTTTCTTGG GCTGGAGTTGGTGCCGAGGACTGCGTGTTCCCCTGCCGATGTCCCCCGGAGCCCGCCCTCTGCCCGGCCGGGGTAAGCCTCCTGACTGACGGCTGCGGCTGTTGCAAGGTCTGCGCCCGGCAGCTGGGCGATGTGTGCAACTCCAAACTGCCCTGCGACCAACACAAGGGCCTCTACTGCAACCTGTCCACGCACGCCAGCAAGCAAACCGGCATCTGCTTGG CCAGGGAAGGAGCTACCTGTGACCTGGGAGGAGTGATCTACAGGAGTGGGGAGACATTCCAGCCCAGCTGCAAATACCAGTGCACCTGCATGGACGGAGCAATTGGCTGTGTCCCTTTCTGTACTGATGACGTGCGACTGCCAAGTCCAGATTGTCCAGCCCCCAGACGAGTTAAGATTCCTGGAAAATGCTGTGAACAGTGGGTTTGCGACAAGCCTCGGGATCACTCCGTCTTCAATGCTGCTATGGCAG TTTACagacaagaagctatttttgggccTGATTCAAGTCAGGTCCGTGACAACTGTATTGTCCAAACCACAGACTGGAGTGCCTGCTCGAAGTCATGTGGAATGGGACTTTCCACCAGGGTGACTAATGACAACAGGAAATGTCGCCTGGAGAAACAGAGCAGGTTGTGCATGGTCCGTCCCTGTGACGCCCATTTCGAGAAAAGTATCAAG AAGGGCAAAAAGTGTGTCCGCACTCCAAGACCATCCAAGTCAATGAAATTCGAGTTTTCTGGCTGTACCAGCTTGAGATCCTATCGGCCCAAGTTCTGCGGGGTCTGCACCGATGGGAGGTGCTgcaccccccactccaccaccaccctacATGTAGAGTTCAAATGTCCAGAGGGCGATCTCCTCAAGAAGTTGATGATGTTTATCAAGACCTGTTCCTGTCACTATGATTGCCCCTCTGATAATGATATTTTTCTGTCAACATATTACAGGAGAATGATTGGTGACTATGCTGCATAA